A part of Phosphitispora fastidiosa genomic DNA contains:
- a CDS encoding vWA domain-containing protein — MQFLAPAAWGFFLIIPVIVLFYLLRQKKTAYEISSTLLWQRVLADTLSQTPWQRLRRNLLMFLQLLLAFLLVMALMRPYLVSIQQSSEDLMILLDTSASMAALENGRTRNDLAKEEITALVKSRKPGTRFSLIKVGRTPQALVTRTEDAGEVLAALKKVAPGYYEAELETTLSLVTALLEKGARTQTVFFSDGGIAVPEGVSGIPGFEYRKIGRSEDNLAIGAFSTGEGEKGLLAMTRIDNYGPEEMETAVTLRSENAVLDIKAVKVAPGQAAHVYWDIPRGLPYLEAMIDAKDALEVDNVSWIVPEKGRQVKTLLVTAGNIFLEQALKLNPGVELHKAAPADYPDIQKDAYALSVFDGFWPEPDPSGYFVVFNPPVGSGLVDSGELPAAGELAMEAGQPVLRYVSWNDVHIEKSKGLKTSGGWEPVLQLGDRALITVKSSANSRAAAFGFDLHRSDLPLRPAFPILMQNILDWTVPQGAVREVQVSAETPVQLNIAPRAEEVVLINPDDTRKTLKSPYMLNSGDTRKPGLYKVEQLAGGEKQVDYMAVSFVSPRESSIAAADTLKLGNLDVKTNEGTRVNLELWPFIIIAVMVFLCLEWWVYLRGH; from the coding sequence ATGCAGTTTCTGGCTCCCGCAGCATGGGGGTTTTTTCTGATTATCCCCGTAATTGTGTTATTTTACCTGCTAAGGCAGAAGAAAACTGCATATGAAATCAGCAGTACCCTGTTATGGCAGCGCGTTCTAGCTGATACCCTATCCCAGACCCCTTGGCAGAGGCTGAGGCGTAATCTGCTTATGTTTCTTCAGCTGCTGTTGGCCTTTCTTCTGGTAATGGCCCTGATGCGTCCATATCTGGTAAGCATTCAGCAGAGCAGTGAAGATCTGATGATTCTGCTGGATACCTCAGCCAGCATGGCAGCACTTGAAAACGGCCGCACCCGGAATGACCTGGCTAAAGAGGAGATTACAGCGTTGGTGAAAAGCCGGAAACCGGGCACCCGGTTTTCTCTGATAAAGGTAGGCAGGACACCACAGGCGCTGGTGACCCGAACCGAAGATGCCGGGGAGGTTCTCGCTGCATTGAAAAAAGTCGCCCCCGGTTATTATGAAGCTGAATTGGAGACAACACTGTCTCTGGTGACTGCGCTTCTGGAAAAAGGCGCCAGGACACAGACGGTTTTTTTCAGTGATGGCGGGATTGCAGTTCCCGAGGGTGTTTCCGGGATCCCGGGTTTTGAGTATCGTAAAATCGGCAGGAGTGAAGACAATCTTGCTATCGGGGCTTTTTCCACAGGTGAGGGGGAAAAGGGCCTTCTGGCTATGACCAGGATAGATAATTACGGGCCTGAGGAGATGGAGACTGCAGTCACCCTCCGGTCAGAAAATGCTGTCCTTGATATCAAGGCGGTTAAGGTAGCGCCGGGTCAGGCGGCACACGTGTATTGGGATATTCCGCGGGGACTGCCGTATCTCGAAGCAATGATTGATGCCAAAGATGCTCTGGAGGTGGATAATGTCTCCTGGATAGTACCGGAAAAGGGCAGGCAGGTGAAGACCTTACTGGTGACTGCAGGTAATATCTTTCTGGAACAAGCCCTGAAGTTAAACCCCGGTGTGGAACTCCATAAGGCTGCTCCCGCTGATTATCCGGATATACAGAAAGATGCATATGCCCTCAGCGTTTTTGACGGTTTCTGGCCTGAGCCGGACCCGTCAGGATATTTTGTCGTTTTTAATCCCCCTGTAGGCAGCGGATTGGTGGATTCCGGGGAGCTGCCTGCTGCCGGAGAGTTGGCGATGGAAGCCGGCCAACCGGTACTGCGTTATGTATCCTGGAATGATGTTCACATCGAAAAAAGCAAGGGCCTGAAAACCTCCGGAGGCTGGGAACCGGTGCTGCAGCTCGGAGACAGAGCCCTGATTACAGTAAAGAGTTCCGCGAATTCAAGGGCGGCCGCCTTTGGTTTTGACCTGCACAGGTCAGACCTGCCGTTAAGGCCCGCATTCCCGATATTAATGCAAAATATCCTGGACTGGACCGTTCCCCAGGGAGCCGTCCGGGAAGTGCAGGTCAGCGCAGAAACACCGGTTCAGCTCAATATTGCCCCCCGGGCAGAGGAGGTTGTGCTGATTAATCCTGATGATACCCGAAAAACACTGAAATCTCCTTATATGTTGAATTCAGGGGATACCCGGAAACCGGGGCTTTATAAGGTTGAGCAGCTTGCCGGCGGAGAAAAGCAGGTTGACTACATGGCGGTCAGTTTTGTTTCTCCCCGGGAATCCAGTATTGCGGCGGCTGACACACTTAAATTAGGTAATCTTGATGTAAAGACAAATGAAGGAACCAGGGTTAACCTGGAACTATGGCCTTTTATCATCATAGCGGTCATGGTATTCCTTTGTCTCGAATGGTGGGTGTATTTACGTGGGCATTAG
- a CDS encoding VWA domain-containing protein → MGISFSQPFYLILLLLLPYFVYLWARSPRAFASWQQKAFLALRLLMVVLLVLALSGLELTFRHQERSVVYVADTSISMTGVGRETADWVNDSLAGLPADAAAGVVSVGQKAMVENPVGPRPDFQGFQSVTNPDYTDLAAGMGLARAMLPENRGKQIVLISDGRENRGDAIEQARLLKQQGIRLDVLPVSPEMGPEALVKSVSLPSHLRKGEYFDIQAVIEATASTKGTIRIMADNRILKEEPISLSKGDNRLVWSARAENPGLYTYRVELTAEGDTYKENNVGIGITQVSGTPKVLLVEGTAGESRALADALGMAQIESEVTDPRFIPATLAEMAGYSSIVLVNVSATEIPDQTMNSLETYVRDLGRGLVMVGGENSFGLGGYFKTPVEKALPVNMDIRGKGEIPSVGLVLVIDKSGSMGGTDYGIPKIELAKEAATRATEILDARDSLGVVAFDSSYKWVVETAPLKDKEKVEDSIGSIRAGGGTNIFPGLQEAYNSLVKAPVKVKHIILLTDGQSAYGGEYEGLLKNMKKDNVTLSTIAVGGDSDARLLAYLAESGQGRYYFTDDFESIPKIFTRETIMATRSYLVQEPFTPVRSGSSSLLPPGGLPPLFGYVATAPKSTAEIILSSHQGDPVLARWQYGLGRTAAWTSDVKGRWAGEWIKWHRFPEFWAKVVSWTLPQESPGDMIVSTGREDGRGWVSVEIPGESGQVHDISAKVISPNGSGQEVPLRAVGPGRYRESFATEQPGAYIVQVVQRTGEGIGRQKTAGLVMPYSPEFLFRPVSDDYFATLAAAGGGRVLDPEKDIAEIGRLPIPAVWGKIPLWTGLLAVATLMFPVDIAARRFNWNLRWAALLWQRFRSRAVAKNEAKGEHTSVLGAVKRQKKDREDFYRTRTGTPGPREAQHTTWAGSQEKDPGEAKGKVSVAGQQEKSPVSGEKNSEDSFTSKLLAAKKRSKK, encoded by the coding sequence GTGGGCATTAGTTTTTCTCAGCCATTTTACCTTATACTGTTGCTGCTGCTGCCTTATTTTGTCTATCTCTGGGCACGCAGTCCCCGGGCATTTGCGTCCTGGCAGCAAAAGGCCTTCCTGGCCCTGCGCCTCCTGATGGTGGTTTTGCTGGTGCTGGCCCTGTCAGGACTGGAATTAACCTTCAGGCATCAAGAGAGGTCGGTTGTTTATGTTGCCGATACCTCTATATCTATGACCGGGGTTGGCCGGGAAACCGCTGACTGGGTTAACGACTCACTGGCCGGTCTCCCTGCAGATGCTGCCGCAGGTGTGGTCAGTGTTGGGCAAAAGGCCATGGTGGAAAATCCGGTGGGCCCTCGCCCTGATTTCCAGGGTTTTCAGTCAGTGACCAATCCGGACTATACCGACCTGGCTGCCGGAATGGGGCTGGCCCGGGCCATGCTGCCCGAAAACCGGGGCAAGCAAATTGTTCTCATCAGTGACGGCAGGGAAAACAGGGGAGATGCCATAGAACAGGCCCGGCTGCTGAAGCAGCAGGGAATAAGGCTTGATGTGCTTCCGGTATCCCCGGAGATGGGACCCGAGGCGCTGGTGAAATCAGTTTCCCTCCCTTCACATTTGCGTAAGGGAGAATACTTTGACATCCAGGCAGTAATCGAGGCTACAGCGTCAACCAAAGGCACGATCCGGATTATGGCCGACAACCGGATTCTGAAAGAGGAGCCTATTAGCCTGTCCAAAGGTGATAACAGGCTGGTATGGTCTGCCAGGGCTGAAAATCCGGGATTGTATACGTACCGGGTAGAGCTGACTGCCGAGGGAGACACATATAAGGAAAACAATGTCGGCATAGGCATCACCCAGGTTTCCGGAACACCTAAAGTGCTCCTGGTTGAGGGCACAGCGGGGGAAAGCCGGGCTCTGGCCGATGCCCTGGGGATGGCGCAGATAGAGAGCGAGGTTACCGACCCCCGGTTCATACCCGCAACCCTGGCCGAAATGGCCGGGTATTCCTCCATCGTCCTGGTTAATGTATCGGCGACTGAAATTCCGGATCAGACGATGAATTCTCTGGAAACCTATGTTCGGGACCTGGGGCGGGGACTGGTTATGGTGGGTGGTGAGAACAGCTTTGGGCTGGGAGGCTATTTTAAAACCCCGGTGGAAAAAGCGCTTCCCGTGAATATGGATATCAGAGGTAAAGGTGAGATTCCCAGTGTCGGCCTGGTCCTGGTAATTGACAAGTCAGGCAGCATGGGAGGGACGGACTACGGTATTCCCAAGATTGAACTGGCCAAAGAGGCAGCGACAAGGGCAACGGAAATCCTTGATGCCAGGGACAGTCTTGGTGTAGTCGCCTTTGACAGCAGTTATAAATGGGTCGTCGAGACTGCCCCGTTAAAGGACAAGGAAAAGGTTGAAGACAGCATCGGGTCTATCAGGGCAGGAGGCGGGACCAATATATTTCCCGGCCTGCAGGAAGCCTATAATTCTCTGGTCAAGGCTCCGGTAAAGGTGAAGCACATTATTCTGCTTACTGACGGCCAGTCGGCTTATGGAGGAGAATATGAAGGGCTTCTGAAGAATATGAAAAAAGACAATGTTACCCTCTCAACTATTGCCGTGGGTGGTGATTCCGATGCCAGACTGCTTGCTTACCTGGCTGAATCCGGCCAGGGGCGGTATTACTTTACCGATGACTTTGAGAGCATTCCCAAGATATTTACCAGGGAGACAATTATGGCTACCAGAAGCTACCTGGTCCAGGAACCCTTTACCCCTGTTCGGAGCGGGAGCAGCAGCCTTCTTCCTCCGGGAGGACTGCCGCCTCTGTTTGGCTATGTGGCCACTGCCCCCAAGAGTACGGCGGAAATTATCCTGTCAAGCCATCAAGGGGACCCGGTGCTGGCCAGATGGCAGTATGGGCTTGGGCGCACAGCGGCCTGGACCAGTGATGTCAAGGGCCGGTGGGCCGGAGAATGGATTAAGTGGCATCGGTTTCCCGAGTTTTGGGCCAAGGTTGTCAGTTGGACCCTGCCCCAGGAATCCCCAGGTGATATGATAGTCTCCACAGGACGCGAGGATGGCCGCGGCTGGGTAAGTGTGGAGATACCGGGGGAATCGGGGCAGGTGCATGATATTTCAGCAAAGGTTATCTCCCCTAACGGCTCAGGGCAGGAAGTACCATTGCGTGCAGTGGGGCCGGGCCGGTACCGGGAATCCTTTGCAACTGAGCAGCCCGGGGCCTATATAGTTCAGGTGGTGCAGCGAACCGGTGAAGGTATTGGCAGGCAAAAAACCGCCGGTCTGGTGATGCCATATTCGCCTGAGTTTCTGTTCCGGCCTGTTAGTGATGATTATTTTGCCACCCTCGCTGCGGCAGGCGGCGGCAGGGTGCTGGACCCGGAAAAAGATATCGCGGAAATAGGCAGACTGCCAATACCTGCAGTCTGGGGGAAGATTCCCCTGTGGACGGGGCTGCTGGCTGTGGCAACACTAATGTTCCCGGTGGATATAGCTGCCCGCAGGTTTAACTGGAACCTCAGGTGGGCCGCATTGTTATGGCAGCGTTTCCGCAGCAGGGCTGTGGCTAAAAATGAAGCTAAGGGTGAACATACTTCTGTGCTGGGCGCAGTAAAAAGACAGAAAAAAGACCGGGAGGACTTCTATCGGACCAGGACCGGAACCCCTGGCCCCCGGGAGGCGCAGCATACCACCTGGGCCGGAAGTCAGGAAAAGGACCCGGGTGAAGCAAAAGGGAAAGTTTCTGTGGCGGGACAGCAGGAAAAATCACCTGTTTCCGGCGAAAAGAACAGTGAGGATTCCTTTACCTCCAAACTGCTTGCAGCTAAGAAACGTAGTAAAAAGTAA
- a CDS encoding nucleoside recognition domain-containing protein translates to MLSIMTIKNGLRKGLITTWELALVMVPVYLIVTLLGETPVMDWISRAAQPLMGMMGLPGEAAGALVIGNFINQYAAIGAMAAIPMSAREVTVLSLVLLICHNILVETAVSKKTGIKVRSLVLVRVLGGLAAGIILNLAWPGWL, encoded by the coding sequence ATGTTAAGCATAATGACAATCAAAAACGGGCTCAGAAAAGGACTTATTACCACCTGGGAACTGGCACTGGTTATGGTTCCGGTATACCTGATTGTGACCCTTCTTGGGGAGACCCCGGTGATGGACTGGATATCCCGAGCCGCTCAACCCCTGATGGGCATGATGGGTCTGCCCGGAGAAGCAGCCGGGGCCCTGGTAATCGGGAATTTTATTAACCAGTATGCAGCCATTGGCGCTATGGCAGCTATCCCCATGAGTGCGCGGGAGGTTACAGTGTTATCTCTGGTACTGCTAATCTGCCACAACATTCTGGTGGAGACTGCGGTTAGCAAGAAAACAGGCATCAAGGTCAGGTCGCTGGTATTGGTAAGGGTGCTCGGCGGGCTGGCTGCGGGGATTATCCTAAACCTGGCGTGGCCGGGGTGGTTATGA
- a CDS encoding nucleoside recognition domain-containing protein → MMGTAQFWQQTGLGLVELVGQIAVIVIPLMIFMEIMKDLNVLDRISGKLHWTVKPFGMKPDAVFPLMVGLVFGIAYGAGLIIQAAREGTLCKRDLYLISLFLVINHSVFEDTLLFVAIGANGWVLLAFRFAASILVTWAVGRFLMPAGREDTA, encoded by the coding sequence ATGATGGGAACAGCACAGTTTTGGCAGCAGACCGGTCTCGGTTTGGTGGAACTTGTCGGACAGATTGCAGTTATTGTAATACCTCTGATGATTTTTATGGAGATTATGAAGGACCTGAACGTCCTGGACAGGATATCAGGCAAACTCCACTGGACCGTAAAGCCTTTTGGGATGAAACCGGATGCCGTATTTCCTCTTATGGTTGGCCTGGTTTTTGGGATTGCTTATGGAGCGGGTTTAATCATCCAGGCGGCGCGTGAGGGCACCCTTTGTAAGAGGGACCTTTACTTGATTAGTCTTTTTCTGGTCATTAACCACTCGGTATTTGAGGATACCCTGCTTTTTGTCGCTATCGGGGCCAATGGGTGGGTACTGCTGGCATTCCGTTTTGCCGCATCCATATTGGTGACCTGGGCAGTGGGCAGGTTCCTGATGCCTGCGGGCAGGGAAGATACTGCATGA
- a CDS encoding DUF2238 domain-containing protein, which translates to MENRVSREHLGLLLIFLAVFVWSGIGPKDYYTWVLEVLPAVIGLIAVIITYNRFRMTNLIYLLICIHAIILVVGGHYTYAEMPVFNWLRDEFGLARNYYDRLGHFAQGFIPALIVREVLLRKTPLQRGKMLFFLVVSVCLAISAFYEFIEWWVAVASGEAAEDFLGTQGDVWDTQWDMFLAFCGAIISQLVLSRRHDKQLG; encoded by the coding sequence ATGGAAAACAGGGTCAGCAGGGAACACCTGGGTTTGCTGCTTATTTTCCTGGCAGTATTTGTCTGGTCCGGAATCGGGCCAAAGGATTACTATACATGGGTTCTTGAAGTTCTGCCCGCTGTAATTGGACTAATAGCGGTTATAATTACATATAACCGGTTCCGAATGACAAACCTGATATATCTGCTCATCTGTATTCACGCAATAATCCTGGTTGTGGGGGGACACTATACTTATGCTGAAATGCCGGTCTTTAACTGGCTCAGGGATGAGTTCGGCCTGGCCAGAAACTACTATGACCGGCTGGGGCACTTCGCCCAGGGCTTTATCCCGGCGCTTATAGTCAGGGAGGTTTTACTCCGGAAAACGCCTTTGCAGCGTGGCAAAATGTTGTTTTTCCTGGTTGTCAGTGTGTGCCTGGCGATAAGCGCCTTTTATGAATTCATTGAGTGGTGGGTAGCTGTCGCCAGTGGTGAGGCAGCTGAGGACTTTCTGGGTACTCAGGGGGATGTGTGGGATACCCAGTGGGATATGTTTCTGGCTTTTTGTGGGGCGATTATTTCACAACTGGTTTTAAGCAGAAGGCATGATAAGCAGTTAGGGTGA
- a CDS encoding S1C family serine protease, whose translation MAKERKNWDDPINPEDSKELDLELIEELNFKGTEVEAVEGETVEDKAAKNGTAADFSGVDRPKRVVLRVIGLFVAVAFLAAIWGNWFRIINALPLDFLAESQELSQDPGIQKLQQAVVRVEVSGSRGTGFNIDPEGLIVTNEHVVDKAQNAGVVFQDGSYYSGKVLAAYPDIDLAVIKIAGRNLPSLELKPDSAVTANMEVLIIGNPLGFTDVVTQGRVTGSVKVRSWAVPVIMIAGEIRSGSSGSPVLNDNGQVVAVVFGSVASDKAKGKGQRRALAVPVKYLDRFFGEQGEDGTYPKK comes from the coding sequence GTGGCCAAGGAGCGGAAAAACTGGGATGACCCCATAAATCCGGAAGACAGTAAAGAGCTGGATCTTGAATTAATAGAAGAACTCAACTTTAAGGGCACGGAGGTTGAAGCTGTAGAAGGTGAAACCGTGGAAGATAAAGCTGCAAAAAATGGCACCGCAGCGGATTTTTCCGGGGTTGACCGCCCCAAACGAGTTGTCCTCAGGGTAATAGGCCTTTTTGTGGCAGTAGCTTTTTTGGCTGCCATATGGGGCAACTGGTTTCGCATTATAAATGCACTTCCCCTGGATTTCCTGGCAGAATCCCAGGAGCTTTCCCAGGACCCCGGGATTCAGAAATTACAGCAGGCGGTTGTCAGGGTTGAGGTTTCCGGAAGCCGGGGGACCGGATTTAATATTGACCCTGAGGGTCTGATTGTAACTAATGAGCATGTGGTTGACAAGGCCCAAAATGCGGGGGTGGTATTTCAGGATGGCAGCTATTACAGTGGCAAGGTGCTGGCTGCTTATCCCGATATTGACCTGGCTGTAATAAAAATAGCGGGCCGGAATCTGCCCAGTCTGGAACTGAAACCTGATTCTGCCGTGACAGCAAATATGGAAGTGCTTATTATCGGGAACCCCCTTGGTTTTACCGATGTCGTCACCCAGGGCCGGGTCACCGGCAGTGTTAAGGTAAGGAGTTGGGCGGTGCCGGTCATCATGATTGCCGGTGAAATCAGGAGCGGGAGCAGCGGCAGCCCGGTTCTGAACGATAATGGCCAGGTTGTTGCAGTGGTTTTCGGGTCGGTGGCTTCTGATAAAGCTAAAGGAAAGGGACAGCGGAGAGCTTTGGCTGTGCCGGTAAAGTATTTGGACAGGTTCTTTGGGGAGCAGGGTGAAGATGGGACTTATCCTAAAAAGTAA
- a CDS encoding transcription initiation factor TFIIIB — protein sequence MDKDFRCPECGSRKIGKGKLDGYAVLRPADKLFSTGSAIIAEVCSNCGLIIQWRVKKPEKFKGQ from the coding sequence GTGGATAAGGATTTTAGGTGTCCGGAGTGCGGTTCAAGGAAGATTGGGAAAGGGAAACTTGATGGTTATGCAGTACTGCGTCCGGCAGACAAGCTATTCAGTACGGGATCAGCGATTATTGCCGAGGTATGCTCTAATTGTGGTTTGATTATTCAATGGAGGGTAAAGAAGCCTGAGAAATTCAAGGGACAGTAA
- a CDS encoding ABC-F family ATP-binding cassette domain-containing protein yields MNLLSAENLTKSYGLKTLFSDLTFGIAEGEKIGLIGINGTGKSTLLKLLAGKETPDQGEVTVGSAVRVAYLPQNPDFDDEATVLQQIFNNNDYISNDHINKDPWQAESEAKTILTRLGIYDFDAIVGTLSGGQRKRVALAGALLSPADLLILDEPTNHIDNETVGWLEIYLNRRRGALVMITHDRYFLDRVVNRIIELENGRLYSYPGNYSKYLELKLERHEQERSSELKRLNILRNELKWIKRGAKARTTKQKARIERFERLRDEAPDAKPDKMEISVGAARLGKKVIALEGIAKSFSGEKVIDNFSYTFLRDARVGIIGPNGIGKSTLLKIIAGTLEPDVGVVDRGQTVRIGIFSQETREMDQSLRVIQYIKEQAEFITTADGKLISAAQMLERFLFPPELQWTPLEKLSGGEKRRLYLLRVLMGSPNVLLLDEPTNDLDIETLTILEDYLDEFPGVVAAVSHDRYFLDRVVNEILDFSAGGRIAHYLGNYSDYLVSAKTRGAEGKPLENPGKSSEKLDETLDNTQKQKNRPLKFSYKEQQEFEQIDDVISGVEEELRTVKSKINHAGSDYVLLQNLAGEQQGIEMQLEELLERWAYLNELAEEIERNKKGRS; encoded by the coding sequence GTGAATTTGCTGTCAGCAGAAAACCTGACGAAAAGCTATGGACTGAAAACACTTTTCAGTGATTTAACCTTTGGGATTGCAGAAGGGGAAAAAATAGGTCTGATTGGAATAAACGGCACCGGGAAGTCTACTTTGCTAAAGCTGTTGGCGGGGAAAGAAACTCCGGATCAAGGGGAGGTTACTGTTGGCAGCGCTGTGCGGGTTGCTTACCTGCCGCAGAACCCTGATTTTGATGATGAGGCGACGGTACTGCAGCAGATTTTTAATAACAATGACTATATAAGTAATGACCATATAAATAAAGATCCCTGGCAGGCTGAAAGTGAAGCCAAGACTATCCTCACCAGGCTGGGGATTTACGATTTTGATGCCATCGTGGGTACTCTTTCAGGGGGCCAGAGAAAAAGGGTAGCTTTGGCAGGGGCTTTGCTTAGCCCGGCTGATCTGCTGATCCTCGATGAACCGACCAACCATATTGATAATGAAACTGTGGGATGGCTGGAAATTTATTTAAATAGGCGTCGGGGCGCCCTGGTAATGATAACCCATGACAGGTATTTCTTGGATAGGGTGGTCAACCGGATTATTGAGCTGGAGAACGGCAGGCTGTATAGTTATCCCGGCAATTACAGCAAATACCTGGAACTAAAACTGGAACGGCATGAACAGGAAAGATCGTCAGAGCTCAAGAGGTTAAATATTCTGCGGAATGAACTGAAGTGGATTAAAAGAGGGGCTAAAGCCCGCACAACCAAACAGAAGGCCCGGATTGAAAGGTTTGAGCGGCTCAGGGATGAGGCCCCGGACGCTAAACCCGATAAGATGGAAATATCGGTGGGGGCAGCCCGTCTGGGTAAAAAAGTAATTGCCCTGGAGGGTATCGCAAAAAGCTTTTCCGGGGAAAAAGTCATAGATAATTTCAGTTACACATTTCTAAGAGATGCCCGGGTGGGTATAATCGGACCTAATGGGATTGGGAAATCAACACTGCTCAAAATCATCGCAGGTACGCTGGAGCCTGATGTCGGGGTTGTTGACAGGGGGCAAACCGTCAGGATAGGTATTTTTTCCCAGGAAACCAGGGAAATGGACCAAAGCCTGAGGGTTATTCAATATATCAAGGAACAGGCGGAATTCATCACAACTGCTGACGGCAAGCTAATCAGCGCCGCTCAAATGCTGGAACGCTTCCTGTTTCCTCCGGAATTGCAGTGGACCCCTCTTGAGAAACTGTCCGGCGGGGAAAAGAGAAGACTTTACCTGCTCCGGGTTTTGATGGGTTCTCCCAATGTACTGTTGCTGGATGAGCCCACAAATGACCTGGATATAGAGACCCTGACAATCCTTGAGGACTATCTTGATGAATTTCCCGGAGTCGTAGCTGCCGTATCCCATGACCGTTATTTCCTGGACCGGGTTGTTAATGAAATACTTGATTTTAGCGCTGGTGGCAGGATAGCGCATTACCTGGGGAATTATTCTGACTACCTGGTTTCAGCAAAAACGCGGGGGGCAGAAGGCAAACCACTGGAAAATCCCGGGAAATCTTCAGAAAAGTTAGATGAAACATTGGATAATACCCAAAAACAAAAAAACCGGCCCCTAAAATTCAGCTACAAAGAACAACAGGAATTTGAGCAGATTGATGATGTGATCAGTGGTGTGGAAGAGGAACTCCGGACAGTCAAGTCGAAAATTAATCATGCCGGAAGTGATTATGTGCTGCTTCAGAACCTGGCCGGAGAACAGCAAGGCATTGAGATGCAGTTGGAGGAACTATTAGAGCGATGGGCATACCTGAACGAATTGGCGGAAGAAATAGAACGCAATAAAAAAGGCAGATCCTGA
- a CDS encoding MBOAT family O-acyltransferase — protein sequence MLNSWKKTSSKTGSGNLTLTSWIYGLFLIIVTAIYWLLPKTLRTHLLLAASVVFVSYASPYFALLLFCLSSLAFFAGKIVRERRLWLIIGIGIPISILIYFKYQPLIKQIMSFWGGEITFSPTNLAIPLGISFFTFKLIHYLVDSYQGKQSPGGYGQFLLYMFFFPILPSGPIERWQNFAAQDKDARYFRWEYICDGVSRVIIGLFKKLVIADTMAIYAENLHAAGLSSMVYWIAAYAYAVQIYFDFSGYSDIAIGSARLLGYRIMENFDYPYFKRNLSLFWKSWHMSLTAWFRDYVFIPLGGSRVSFKRIVLNTLIVMGLTGLWHGAALHFMAWGLYHGAGLIILRLYSKYISNKLPQAWQSSKLAGIFSTFLTFNYVVAGWVFFATNFKQSIYILQKLLFF from the coding sequence TTGCTAAACAGCTGGAAAAAGACATCATCAAAAACAGGAAGTGGTAATTTGACCTTAACTTCATGGATCTATGGATTGTTTTTGATTATTGTAACAGCAATATATTGGCTATTGCCGAAAACTTTAAGAACCCATCTCCTGCTGGCTGCAAGTGTTGTTTTTGTGTCTTATGCCTCTCCATATTTTGCTTTGCTGTTGTTTTGTCTAAGCAGTCTTGCTTTTTTTGCAGGCAAAATTGTTAGGGAGCGCCGGTTGTGGTTAATTATTGGCATTGGAATCCCCATATCCATTTTAATTTATTTTAAGTATCAACCGCTGATAAAACAAATTATGTCCTTTTGGGGTGGAGAAATAACGTTTAGCCCAACTAATCTGGCAATCCCATTAGGAATCTCTTTTTTTACTTTTAAGCTGATACACTATTTGGTTGACAGTTATCAGGGAAAACAGTCCCCTGGAGGCTATGGCCAATTTTTGTTATATATGTTTTTCTTTCCGATATTACCCTCAGGGCCGATTGAACGTTGGCAGAATTTTGCTGCTCAAGATAAGGATGCTCGTTATTTTAGGTGGGAATACATCTGTGATGGGGTTTCAAGAGTTATCATCGGACTTTTTAAAAAATTAGTTATTGCTGATACAATGGCTATTTACGCAGAGAACTTGCATGCTGCCGGGTTAAGCAGCATGGTATATTGGATAGCGGCTTATGCATACGCCGTACAGATTTATTTTGATTTTTCCGGTTACTCGGATATTGCGATTGGCAGCGCCAGGCTTTTGGGATACCGAATTATGGAGAATTTTGATTACCCGTATTTTAAGCGCAATTTGTCCCTATTTTGGAAAAGCTGGCATATGTCACTGACCGCCTGGTTCAGAGACTATGTCTTTATTCCCTTAGGGGGAAGCCGGGTTAGCTTTAAAAGAATAGTATTGAATACGCTCATTGTAATGGGGCTGACCGGTTTATGGCATGGAGCAGCGCTTCACTTTATGGCATGGGGTTTGTATCATGGAGCAGGTCTAATAATTCTGCGTTTATACAGTAAATATATTTCAAATAAGTTACCCCAGGCGTGGCAATCGTCCAAACTTGCCGGAATTTTTAGTACTTTTCTTACTTTTAATTACGTTGTGGCAGGGTGGGTTTTTTTCGCGACAAACTTCAAACAAAGTATTTATATCCTTCAGAAACTCCTGTTTTTTTGA